A window of [Clostridium] innocuum genomic DNA:
AATGCTGGGAGTATCCAAAGGAAATCAGCTTCGCTGATGAATAATGTCAGTCAGTTTTTAGCGCGGAGGAGGATTCTCCATAGGTTAAATGTGTTATATGGAAATGCATAAGGAATCCGGATATGTATGTTCATGCTGTGTGTCATCTGATATTGCTTTTCAACAGAAAATGCAGGCATGAACAATATAGGAAGTGAAAGCCCAATACTGGGCTTTTTCTTGTATATGGCTGCATCGTATTTTGTCGGCACATATACGAAATGTTTGAAATACGCAGAAATCCAATGCGAATGCTATGGATAAACCGGAATCAGGCTTTGCCCTTGTGACAAAGGCTGACAGTATGCTACAAGATATCGTCTGTCACAGCTATTTAAAGATACACAAAAAGGATGAATTTGTTTTATCGTCAACGTCAGCTTTTTCCATAGGAATGATTCAGAAAGCTTGATGCAAATGAAAATCATTGTTTCTTTGAACAACTAATTCCTGCTTCATATATGTTTATTTTCGGAATCTCTCCCTAAAATGAAAAATATTCAGAAAATAGAATTGTGTTTGTTACAAAGTTACGGTATACTAGGAAACAGCGAGGTGACATCATGAGAGTATTGCTACAGAGGGTACAGCATGCAAGTGTGCGTGTTGATGGAGCTATAACAGGAAGTATACAGCAGGGATTTCTGCTGCTGGTGGGAATTACGCCGACGGATACCGAGGACATCATGAGGAAGATGGCAGGAAAATGCGCACAGCTTCGTGTATTTGAGGATGAAAATGGAAAAATGAACAGAGGGCTTCAGGATATCGGTGGCAGTATTCTTTCTATATCACAGTTTACGCTGTATGCGGATTGTAAACGGGGAAGACGCCCGGGATTTGAAAAAGCGGCACGCGGGGATTTTGCACAGCCGATGTACCATGCATTTAATGAAGAGCTCCGTACTTATGGTATCCATGTGGAAACGGGGATCTTCGGTGCGGATATGAAGGTGGATTTACTGAATGACGGTCCGGTTACAATTTTGCTGGACAGTGAAGAATGGTAGGAGGAAGTGAAATGGGCACAATTTTATATGGAAGTGAAATAGCGAAGGATATACGTACCTCGTTGAAGGAACAGATTGATGAGCTGCGTGAGAAAGGAAAAAGGATTCCGAAGCTTGTTGTGATTCTGGTAGGGGATAATCCTGCCAGCCTGTCCTATGTGACCGGTAAGGAAAAGGCGTGCAGAGAAATCGGAATGGAAAACATTCTGCTGCGGCTGCAGGAGGATACCACAGAAGAAGCGCTTTTGGCGGAAATTCACAGATTGAATACGGATACCTCCATAGACGGTATTCTGGTACAGCTCCCGCTGCCAAAGCATATGGATGAGCATAAAGTTCTGTTTGCTATTGATCCGCAAAAGGATGTCGATGGCTTTCATCCATATAATATAGGAAAGCTGATGCTGCAGGAGGATACCTATCTGCCCTGTACTCCAAAGGGAATCCTGCGTATGCTGGACACTGCTGGATATTCTGATTTAAGCGGTCTTCGCGCAGTCGTCATCGGCCGCAGCAATATTGTTGGAAAGCCGGTTGCGCACCTGCTGTTAAACCGCAATGCCACGGTAACCATTTGCCATTCTAGGACAAGGAATATCGAAGAAATCTGTGCGGAAGCGGATATCCTGATCGCATCCGTTGGAAGTCCCCGCCTGGTTACGGCTGACTGGGTGAAAAAGGGAGCTGTTGTCATTGATGTCGGCATTAACCGTGTGGATGGCAGGCTGTGCGGTGATGTGGATTTTGAGAGAGTGAAAGACAAGACGGCCGTAATTACACCGGTACCTAAGGGCGTTGGACCGATGACCATTGCAATGCTCTTGGAAAATACGCTGGAATCCTATCGGAAACACCGCTGATATGCTGATAGAATTTTTGGGTGAGATACTGGTTGAGGGACTGGCATGTGGGACCTACGGTCTGATGGAGCTGTTTCTTGACAGCCTGTATAAGGGCTGGAACAAAACGCTGAAGAAGCTGCTGTGTGTGCTTATGGGAATCACCATGTGGATTCTGATAGGGTATATGATCATCGGAATTCTGGAAATTGTCTTATAAATGTGGAGGTGCTTATGATAGAAAAAGATTATGATCTCAATGATATCGTCGAAATGAAAAAGGAACATCCATGTCATAAATCAAAATATTGGAAAATTATACGTATGGGGGCAGATATTCGCATTAAATGTCTGGGCTGTGGTACAAGTGTGCTGTTTCCCAGAGTGCAGTTTGAAAAGAAATTAAAAAGAATTATAGAAAAGGCTCCCGGAGAAACGAATGAAAACTGACATCCTATGTGATGTCTTTTTTATAAGGTAGGGGAAAGATACAACAGCGCCTTATACTTATAATAATAGCAAGGACAAACCTATTCAAAGCATTAATAAAATATGAATGTAAAATATAATTGACATAATAGAAAATAAAGCATACAATAAAAGGGAAGAGGAAGTGGTGCAATGGCGAAAAATCTGAAATTGAAGGCCGCGAGAGCAGCGATGGATCTGACACAGGAACAGCTTGCAGAAAAAGTCAGTGTAACCAGACAGACAATCAATGCCATCGAAAAGGGAGATTATAACCCAAGTATAAATTTATGTATTACCATATGCCGGGTATTGGGAAAAACACTGAATGATTTATTTTGGGAGGAGTGAAGATTATGAAAAACTTTGATGAACGACAGGAACAGGTTCGCGGCAGAATTATGACTCGTGCCTTCCTCATAACGATTATACTCATGTTACTGGCTGCATTTCTAAACGATATGCATCTGTATGATTTCGAAAAGAATGTCGGCTTTGGAGAAACGCTGATCAGTATTGTCTGTATTGCTATAACATACGGCTCTGTGGCAAGTATTTTAAGTAACTCTTATTTTGGTCCGCTGAAGGATGGCAGAATGGCGTTTATTGCTTATGTATTTACCGCGTTGTCGGTCGTGCTGGCAGCCTTGACGATCTTTGATCTCATTCGCGGAGAAACACTGGCAGTTATGAATATCATTTCCCTCATGATGGTGTTTAGTATCAGCATAAGTTTGTGGATCCGTAGGACAGATTGGAAGAAATAACGGATTCCCCGTATTTGCTTGCATATATGCGAAAAAAACGATAAAATGGTAAAGCGAGAGGAAGGATAGTATATGCCATTAACTGCAGGAATCGTCGGATTGCCCAATGTCGGTAAATCCACATTATTTAACGCCATTACAAAAAGCCAGGTAGAAGCTGCGAATTACCCGTTTGCGACCATACAGCCAAACGTTGGAGTCGTGGAAGTGCCTGATTATAGAATCGACCGTCTGGTGGAGCTGTTTCACCCAAAGAAAACCATTTATACAACCTTTGAATTTACGGATATTGCCGGTCTGGTTAAGGGAGCCAGCAAGGGAGAGGGGCTTGGAAACCAGTTTCTGAGCAACATCCGTCTAACGGATGCCATCTGCCATGTAGTACGCTGCTTTGATGATGCGGATATTACGCATGTCGAAGGAAGTGTTGATCCGATACGTGATATTGAAATCATCAATCTGGAGCTGATTATGGCGGATTTACAGACAATTGATAACCGTTTAAGCAAGGTGGAGCGCAAGGCTGTCACGAATAAGGACAAGGATGCACTTGCAGAGGTTGTCGTTTTGAAGAAGCTGAAGGAAGCGCTGGA
This region includes:
- a CDS encoding NADH-quinone oxidoreductase, with translation MKNFDERQEQVRGRIMTRAFLITIILMLLAAFLNDMHLYDFEKNVGFGETLISIVCIAITYGSVASILSNSYFGPLKDGRMAFIAYVFTALSVVLAALTIFDLIRGETLAVMNIISLMMVFSISISLWIRRTDWKK
- a CDS encoding DUF951 domain-containing protein, which encodes MIEKDYDLNDIVEMKKEHPCHKSKYWKIIRMGADIRIKCLGCGTSVLFPRVQFEKKLKRIIEKAPGETNEN
- the folD gene encoding bifunctional methylenetetrahydrofolate dehydrogenase/methenyltetrahydrofolate cyclohydrolase FolD, with product MGTILYGSEIAKDIRTSLKEQIDELREKGKRIPKLVVILVGDNPASLSYVTGKEKACREIGMENILLRLQEDTTEEALLAEIHRLNTDTSIDGILVQLPLPKHMDEHKVLFAIDPQKDVDGFHPYNIGKLMLQEDTYLPCTPKGILRMLDTAGYSDLSGLRAVVIGRSNIVGKPVAHLLLNRNATVTICHSRTRNIEEICAEADILIASVGSPRLVTADWVKKGAVVIDVGINRVDGRLCGDVDFERVKDKTAVITPVPKGVGPMTIAMLLENTLESYRKHR
- a CDS encoding D-tyrosyl-tRNA(Tyr) deacylase, with the protein product MRVLLQRVQHASVRVDGAITGSIQQGFLLLVGITPTDTEDIMRKMAGKCAQLRVFEDENGKMNRGLQDIGGSILSISQFTLYADCKRGRRPGFEKAARGDFAQPMYHAFNEELRTYGIHVETGIFGADMKVDLLNDGPVTILLDSEEW
- a CDS encoding helix-turn-helix transcriptional regulator — translated: MAKNLKLKAARAAMDLTQEQLAEKVSVTRQTINAIEKGDYNPSINLCITICRVLGKTLNDLFWEE